From a single Brassica oleracea var. oleracea cultivar TO1000 chromosome C5, BOL, whole genome shotgun sequence genomic region:
- the LOC106344517 gene encoding uncharacterized protein LOC106344517: MRPPMMLGGRLFGLQRQREGVAANAQPREEFVPVERDSRVLHPSRHNGAKWFKNKTEISTRVRKIIEGCFKGPWYSWRKVPQFYKDVWYSTFKTKYEWHSSIEDLVKANFDELAATRLKGMVSLAKSRGVKPDWILSEHWRVMSDYWKTPKAKEESEKARQARMFNRDGLGPHSHRSGSRSYAKVQVNLIANNEDFSFIAVMKKTHQKSDGSYGDERARLIAEKYDEYLQERLSQVEPSNGEVLMDSLTVEERNEIYLKVAGISKQGRVFGLGSLQSGVYMPLDGSAVSPQAVEDDGTLTHRVKELESDLQKGNEEKVQFQNRIEAMEKILKTAFGENVLTPTDTSPPE; the protein is encoded by the exons ATGCGTCCACCAATGATGTTAGGCGGTCGCTTGTTTGGTCTCCAAAGACAGAGGGAAGGAGTTGCTGCAAATGCCCAACCACGGGAAGAATTTGTACCTGTTGAACGAGATTCCCGAGTGCTTCACCCATCTAGACATAATGGAGCTAAATG GTTCAAGAACAAGACTGAAATATCAACACGTGTAAGGAAAATCATTGAAGGATGTTTTAAAGGACCATGGTACAGCTGGAGAAAAGTGCCCCAATTTTACAAGGATGTTTGGTATTCAACGTTTAAG ACTAAGTATGAGTGGCATAGCTCCATCGAAGATCTAGTGAAAGCTAACTTTGATGAACTAGCTGCCACTCGCCTCAAAGGAATGGTGAGCCTTGCAAAATCCAGAGGAGTGAAACCGGATTGGATTCTTTCAGAACATTGGAGAGTAATGTCCGATTACTGGAAGACACCAAAAGCCAAAGAAGAAAGTGAGAAAGCTCGTCAGGCTCGTATGTTTAACCGTGATGGTTTAGGTCCACACAGCCACAGATCAGGCTCACGTTCCTATGCCAAAGTTCAAGTTAATCTG ATAGCAAATAATGAAGACTTTTCCTTCATTGCTGTGATGAAGAAAACACACCAGAAATCAGATGGATCATATGGTGATGAAAGAGCACGCTTAATTGCAGAAAAATATGATGAATATTTGCAGGAACGATTGTCACAGGTCGAGCCTTCTAATGGAGAGGTTTTGATGGATTCTCTTACTGTGGAGGAAAGAAATGAAATCTATCTGAAG GTTGCTGGAATATCAAAACAAGGTCGCGTATTTGGACTTGGGTCACTTCAAAGTGGAGTTTATATGCCACTAGATGGTTCTGCAGTTTCACCACAAGCTGTTGAAGATGATGGTACTTTAACTCACCGAGTCAAGGAGCTTGAGTCAGACTTGCAGAAGGGTAATGAAGAGAAAGTTCAGTTTCAGAATAGGATTGAAGCAATGGAGAAAATATTGAAGACTGCTTTTGGTGAAAATGTGTTGACTCCAACAGATACAAGCCCACCCGAATGA
- the LOC106292600 gene encoding abscisic acid receptor PYL9-like, with protein MDGGTEMYSGLETMQYVRRHHQHNCREDQCTSALVKHIKVPVHLVWSVVRRFDEPQKYKPFVSRCTVIGDPEIGSLREVDVRSGLPATTSTERLELLDDNEHIFGIKIIGGDHRLKNYSSIVTVHPEIIEGRPGTMVIESFVVDVPQGNTKDETCYFVEALIRCNLKSLAHVSERLASQDIMNLSI; from the exons ATGGACGGAGGCACGGAGATGTACAGTGGACTTGAGACGATGCAGTACGTAAGGAGGCATCATCAACATAACTGCAGAGAAGACCAGTGTACTTCTGCTCTTGTCAAACACATCAAAGTTCCTGTCCATCTC GTTTGGTCAGTGGTGAGGAGATTTGATGAGCCACAGAAATACAAACCATTTGTGAGCAGATGCACAGTGATCGGCGATCCTGAAATAGGCAGCCTCAGAGAAGTTGATGTCAGATCTGGCCTTCCTGCAACTACAAGCACTGAGAGACTGGAGCTTCTCGACGACAATGAACACATATTCGGTATCAAAATCATCGGTGGTGACCATAGACTTAAG AATTACTCTTCGATTGTGACGGTTCATCCAGAGATAATAGAAGGAAGACCAGGAACAATGGTGATTGAATCGTTTGTAGTTGATGTTCCTCAAGGAAACACAAAGGATGAGACCTGCTACTTTGTCGAAGCACTCATCAGATGTAATCTGAAATCCTTGGCACATGTTTCAGAAAGACTGGCTTCTCAGGACATCATGAATCTATCAATATAA
- the LOC106294419 gene encoding uncharacterized protein LOC106294419: protein MKPFNSNLKAKAMVKANEAETSDTDHLEHILGKHWVPISLIPKPLYEKSIDFINTLPFDTLPAFVLWSSDLILTEWPGVVKVEQRNSNKSKVATFVVLAMALRTQPDALTLVLTNMKERPTYQGQDKLPVIIWMMAQASQGDLSAGLFSWVQTLLPLVVNECCSSQAIDLILQFVEMIFSSNPEARAVLLNEPVRHGVRLIPPCSFEMFVRLTFPTPSARVESTQRFEAIYPLLKEVALAPDISANALKQIFTFSSKLAGGQGNPALANGATAIAISVLTQNVDCFKQWDVLYKENLEASVALLNELVDEWKDHSLKLSSSSSDTLTVKHAMNSFRMKNEKAITEGVANPSLYKEADQSCKLISRRLSRGIGIAPLTAMVIAAAGGVVEAGAAHALIYLARSKKSFS, encoded by the exons ATGAAGCCGTTCAATTCGAATCTAAAGGCGAAAGCGATGGTGAAGGCGAATGAAGCTGAAACGTCAGATACAGATCACTTAGAACATATTTTAGGGAAGCATTGG GTTCCGATATCTCTTATTCCTAAGCCTCTCTACGAAAAATCAATCGATTTCATCAACACACTTCCATTCGACACACTACCTGCCTTTGTATTATGGTCCTCTGATCTCATTCTCACTGAATGGCCTGGAGTTGTCAAAGTTGAACAACGTAATTCTAACAAATCTAAG GTGGCAACATTTGTTGTATTGGCCATGGCGTTGCGTACTCAACCTGATGCCTTGACTCTGGTTTTAACAAATATGAAGGAGAGACCTACATATCAAGGCCAGGACAAGCTTCCGGTTATAATTTGGATGATGGCTCAG GCCTCCCAAGGTGATTTATCTGCTGGTTTGTTTTCATGGGTACAAACCTTGCTGCCACTAGTCGTTAACGAGTGCTGCAGCTCTCAGGCAATTGATCTCATCCTGCAATTTGTTGAGAT GATTTTTTCCTCGAATCCAGAGGCTCGGGCTGTACTCCTAAACGAACCTGTTAGGCATGGAGTGCGACTGATTCCACCTTGTTCGTTTGAGATGTTTGTGCGGCTTACATTCCCTACTCCATCCGCTAGAGTAGAGTCAACACAGAGGTTTGAGGCTATTTATCCCTTGTTGAAGGAAGTAGCCCTTGCACCAGATATTAGTGCAAACGCACTGAAACAGATATTCACTTTTTCCTCGAAATTAGCTGGTGGACAAG GAAATCCTGCTCTGGCCAATGGAGCTACAGCAATCGCCATCAGTGTTTTGACACAAAACGTTGATTGCTTTAAGCAATGGGATGTTCTCTACAAAGAGAATCTTGAAGCTAGCGTTGCTCTTCTTAATGAGCTTGTAGACGAATGGAAGGATCATTCCCTCAAACTTTCATCATCGTCTAGTGATACTCTCACTGTCAAGCATGCTATGAACAGCTTCAGGATGAAG AACGAAAAAGCCATCACTGAAGGTGTAGCCAATCCTTCTCTTTACAAAGAAGCTGACCAGTCGTGCAAACTGATCTCAAGGAGACTCTCCCGTGGCATCGGAATAGCACCCTTAACCGCTATGGTTATAGCAGCTGCAGGAGGCGTTGTTGAAGCCGGAGCCGCACATGCTCTAATCTATCTTGCCCGGAGCAAAAAGTCCTTCTCTTAA